A stretch of DNA from Candidatus Zixiibacteriota bacterium:
TGTTTGCACCAGTCAGCCATTGGCCAGTATGGCCGGGATTGATATTTTGAAATCAGGCGGGAATGCCATAGACGCCGCGATTTGCGCCAACGCCGTATTGAGTGTTGTGGAGCCGATGAGTTGCGGGCCGGGGGGTGATTTATTCGCGATAGTATGGTTGGAAAGAGATAAAAGGCTATATGGCCTCAATGCCAGCGGACGGTCGCCATTTAATCTAGAGCTTTCTGACTTTCATGATCTGGGATTAAAGGAAATTCCACTGTATGGTCCATTATCGTGGAGCGTTCCGGGATGCGTTAGCGGTTGGGAGGCGTTGCGTAAAAAGTTCGCAAACCTAAATTATGATAAATTGTTTGAGGCGGCAATCGACTATGCCGAAGATGGCTTTCCGGTATCGCCGGTTATATCTCGGAGTTGGGAAAAAGTAAAGTCGACGGAGTATCTTTCTCTTAGTGAGACATTTGCCCCCGGGAGGCAAACGCCGGGGTTTGGGGAAATATTCAGGAATTCCGGTCTCGTCGATTTTTATGGAATATTATTGAGAGATGGAATCGATTCTTTCTATCAAGGAGAGATTGCCGAAAGAATAGTCCGTTTTTCGGAAGCCAACGGCGGACGTCTTTCATTGAAAGATTTTAATGAGTATACAATGGAGTGGATTGAGCCGGTCACTTCGAATTATAGAGGTTATGATATTCGGGAAATTCCGCCCAATTGTCAGGGGATAGCGGCTTTACAGATATTGAATATTTTGGACACTTTTGATATCGGATCGCTGAAACCAAATTCGGTCGAGCATTTACATCTTTTAATCGAGGCCAAGAAGCTGGCTTATGAAGACAGGGCCATTTATTATGCCGATATGGATTTCGCTAAAATCCCTCTGGAAGAACTTATATCGAAGGAATACGCGAGGGCAAGAGCGGCATTAATTAATCCGAATCGGGCTTTGAGTAAATTATCAGCGGGGGATCGAATGTCCGATACTATTTATTTAACGGCCGCCGATAAGGATGGTAACATGATATCTCTTATCCAAAGCATATATCATGGTTTCGGTTCTCAAATGGTACCAGATAAACTCGGATTTGCTCTCCAGAACAGGGGACACCTGTTTTCATTAAATCCAAATGATTTTAATAAATATGAACCGCATAAGAGGCCGTTCAATACAATAATGCCGGGATTTGTGACCCGAGACGGAAAACCGGTTTTTTCATTTGGAGTCATGGGGGGTGATTTTCAGCCTCAGGGACAGGCGCAAGTATTGATGAATATTATTGATTTTGGAATGTCGCCCCAGCAGGCAGGCGAACAGCCTCGCATTTGTCATTTTGGGAGTTCAACACCGACGGGAATAAAATCAAGTGATGGAGGAAGGGTTGGATTGGAGCGGCATCTTCCCGAAAATATCAAGCAAGGACTTGAGGATTTAGGGCATCGAATATTGCCGGATGAAGGGGTTTATGGCGGATATCAAGGAATTTGGCGCGAAGATAACCCCCTGCGCTATTTTGGAGGTTCCGATCCGCGGAAAGACGGTTGTTCGATCGGGTATTAACGAGAATTGAGATATTGACATATTTTTTACTTTGCGGTATATTTAATATAACAACAATTACTTTTACGGAAATTAAGGGGAAGAATGAATCTACTAATGAGCGTCATTTTCGAGTTATTCCTGATATTAGTCATAATATTATCGCCACTAAAGATCACCTTTGCGCAAAGCGTTGATACCGTCTGGACAAGGAATTACTGGAAAGGATATTTCGATTCGGTAAACTGCATTCAGGAAACACATGATAGCGGTTTTGTTATGGTCGGATGCGCTCAGATAGAAGGTGAGACACAATTCGACATTAACCTGATTAAAACCGATCGTGACGGCAGTCTGGAATGGTCAAAATTGATAGGCGATAGTCATCATGAAACGGGTTTCCATGTTATCCAGACATTTGACGGAGGTTATCTGATAAGCGCATATAGCGACGCATTTTCTTCGCCCCGGGATAACCGCGTCTGGATTGTTAAAACGGATTCCGTCGGGGACACGACATGGACTTATCCGTTTATTCAGTTGGATGGAAACGGTTATCCTCTCTATGCCGTTCAAACATTAGACAGCGGTTATGCCATCACCGGAGTAATAAACATATCATACTCAAACCAGGCGTTTATTTTGAGATTAACAAAAGACGGGGATTATATCTGGGCTTATCATTATGGCGAGTTTGGATATCAGGATGGTAAATTCATAACCGAGATGCCGGATGGTGGATTTATCGTTGCCGGTCACAATGACCAACCCTACACTTCGAATTATGATTATAGAGTATTCAGAACTGATCAGTGGGGAACTAAATTATGGGATTCAACCTATGTATTGACCGATCATTATGACGAGTTGAACGGCGTCTGTAAAGTAGATGATGGAATAGTTATGACGGGCCAGGCCAGAGCGGCCGGACATGTATTAAAAGTAGATTTTGAAGGAAATACCATCTGGTCAAAATCAATCTCGCGATATGTTGCCAATGAAAAAAACTATTCTATAGTGCCAACTCCGGACGGTGGGTTAATGGTTGGGGGGTGGATATGGGTATCCTCTCATCGGCGGGATTTCAACTTTATCAAGTTAGACTCGGAAGGCGATTCACTCTGGGTCTATACCGTTGGAGGAGTTGATGACGATCATGGCAGGTCCGTTGTCGCGACTGCCGACGGCGGTTTCGCCATGGTTGGCACGAGCACATCATTTGTGAATGGTTCAAGTTTCTATCTGGCAAAAATAATAGAATATCTATGTGGGAACGTCAATGGCGATGGAAGAGTCAATGTGTCTGACGCGGTATATCTTATAAATCATATTTTCAGGGGCGGGCTGGCTCCAGAACCGATTCAGGCGTCTAATGTCAATTGCGATGAGAGCGTTAGTGTATTCGATGCGGTCTGGCTGATAAATCATATATTTCGTGCTGGTGATGGGCCGTGTGAGTGTGAATAATCTATATATTTTCCTGTGAGAAATGAATAAAATGCCGGAGGTCGGACTCGAACCGACACAGTGTTGCCACCGGGGGATTTTGAGTCCCCTGCGTCTACCAGTTTCACCACTCCGGCATTGTTGTGTATCAATAAGTTACGTAGATGATTGCTTCAGTGATTCCTTTCGGGTGTCCAAATAGTGTCCATTGAAATACTTCAAAGACTCCACTGCATGCCTTTTATGCTCCGGACTGAGGTGTGAATATCTAAGTGTCATCTCTATTGTCTGATGCCCGATCAACTCTTTTACCGTGAACAAATCCGTTCCATTCATTACGAGATGAGAGGCGAATGTATGTCTCAGATCATGAAAAGTGAAATCTTCGATATTCACCTTTTTGAGCGCATTGGCATAAGCAGTACGAAAATCATTTATCTGCTTACCGTTTGGTCTCGTGAATATGTACTCAGTTCTTTTCGGCATACCTTTAATCGCAAACATTATTGGCTCCGACATCGGTATATCTCGGCCATATCCGCTTTTTGAATCCAGAATATATATTGTCTTTTGGTTAAAGTCAATGTCTTCCCATCCTAAGTTCAAAATCTCTCCGAGCCGCATACCCGTATAAATAGCCATTATTACTATCGGTAGTAAGCGGTCTGGACATTCACTTAATAATCGCTGAATTTCTGGCTTCGTTAAGTACCGAATCCTACCGGAGTTTTCCCTGAAAAGCTTAACTCGCTTCACTGGATTATCGACAACGATGTCCCATTCTATGGCCTTCGTGAACATATGTTTCAGGCACGCCAATTCTATGTTTACGGACGCAGCAGAAACCTCTTTGCTTCGGGCATTCTTGTACTTCTCGATTATTAAAGACTGTACGTCGTCAGACAATTCGGACATGTGTAGTTGAAATCTAAGCCACAGTTGCAGCTATTTTTTCGATGCGAATGGATTATCTATTCCGCAGTGTGGGCATAATTTCCATTCCGCCAAAAGTTGGGATTTGCAGCTTTTACATAAGATCTTTTGTGCCAATCCGCATTGGGGACAATTGAGAAAATCAGGATCAAGTTTATAATTACATTTCGGGCAATTGATTTCATATTCTGCTGTGGGGCCCAAAATACGAAGTATTTCTTCCAGTGTAGTGACCCCTTCTTTAACTTTGTTTATAGCATCATCTAATAATGTCTCCATACCAAGTTCATGTGCCATATGAGAAAGTTCCGTTTCCTTAAAGTTAGTAGTCAGAAATTGGCGAAATTCCTCGGTCATTTGAAATATCTCAAATATGCCTATTCTCCCAATGAATCCTGTCTGGTTGCAATGTTCGCAACCTTTGCCATAGAAAAGTTCATCGGGCATTTGACGGTCAGTAACTCCCAGCTTAGTAATCAGTTCCCTATCATATGCTTGTAGATCTTTGCAATACGGGCATATTCTTCTTGCCAACCTCTGGGCAAATATCCCATTAACCGCTGATGCCACCAGAAAGGGTTCAATACC
This window harbors:
- a CDS encoding gamma-glutamyltransferase family protein, whose amino-acid sequence is MNIDTNILKNRNQNRSTVVCRNGIVCTSQPLASMAGIDILKSGGNAIDAAICANAVLSVVEPMSCGPGGDLFAIVWLERDKRLYGLNASGRSPFNLELSDFHDLGLKEIPLYGPLSWSVPGCVSGWEALRKKFANLNYDKLFEAAIDYAEDGFPVSPVISRSWEKVKSTEYLSLSETFAPGRQTPGFGEIFRNSGLVDFYGILLRDGIDSFYQGEIAERIVRFSEANGGRLSLKDFNEYTMEWIEPVTSNYRGYDIREIPPNCQGIAALQILNILDTFDIGSLKPNSVEHLHLLIEAKKLAYEDRAIYYADMDFAKIPLEELISKEYARARAALINPNRALSKLSAGDRMSDTIYLTAADKDGNMISLIQSIYHGFGSQMVPDKLGFALQNRGHLFSLNPNDFNKYEPHKRPFNTIMPGFVTRDGKPVFSFGVMGGDFQPQGQAQVLMNIIDFGMSPQQAGEQPRICHFGSSTPTGIKSSDGGRVGLERHLPENIKQGLEDLGHRILPDEGVYGGYQGIWREDNPLRYFGGSDPRKDGCSIGY
- a CDS encoding dockerin type I repeat-containing protein — protein: MNLLMSVIFELFLILVIILSPLKITFAQSVDTVWTRNYWKGYFDSVNCIQETHDSGFVMVGCAQIEGETQFDINLIKTDRDGSLEWSKLIGDSHHETGFHVIQTFDGGYLISAYSDAFSSPRDNRVWIVKTDSVGDTTWTYPFIQLDGNGYPLYAVQTLDSGYAITGVINISYSNQAFILRLTKDGDYIWAYHYGEFGYQDGKFITEMPDGGFIVAGHNDQPYTSNYDYRVFRTDQWGTKLWDSTYVLTDHYDELNGVCKVDDGIVMTGQARAAGHVLKVDFEGNTIWSKSISRYVANEKNYSIVPTPDGGLMVGGWIWVSSHRRDFNFIKLDSEGDSLWVYTVGGVDDDHGRSVVATADGGFAMVGTSTSFVNGSSFYLAKIIEYLCGNVNGDGRVNVSDAVYLINHIFRGGLAPEPIQASNVNCDESVSVFDAVWLINHIFRAGDGPCECE
- a CDS encoding site-specific integrase → MSELSDDVQSLIIEKYKNARSKEVSAASVNIELACLKHMFTKAIEWDIVVDNPVKRVKLFRENSGRIRYLTKPEIQRLLSECPDRLLPIVIMAIYTGMRLGEILNLGWEDIDFNQKTIYILDSKSGYGRDIPMSEPIMFAIKGMPKRTEYIFTRPNGKQINDFRTAYANALKKVNIEDFTFHDLRHTFASHLVMNGTDLFTVKELIGHQTIEMTLRYSHLSPEHKRHAVESLKYFNGHYLDTRKESLKQSST